TACATCTCCCCCATATCACCTTCATCTTCGAATTCATCCACTGATCCCATCTCATCTTCATTTTTGTTCTCAATCTTGGACGGTAAATTGTCATGTTTATCTAGGGGCGAATCAAATCGTACTTTCTTCTGTTTCTTGAGACCATCGGTATTTTCCTGCGTATCCTGCATATGAAAGAACATTTAAATGAAGTCCAACATCTTGATTTAAAGAACTATAATATAGGTACTATTTTCCAAATTTGTCTTTTAAACATGTTGAGATAAAGCAATGTCAAACTATCCAGTAAATCAAGAATGAAATGTCAGGCAGGTAAAGCAAAATCATTTAGGCCTATTTGCATAAGTTTTTCGATAGAgaggaaaataagaagaaaaaatgaaataaacttctcccataagctaattttagaCTGTAGGAGAAGACAAATGCCAGCCAGTGTCCTAAGGATATTATTGgttaaggaactaaaaatagaaatatttttattgggaGGCATAAAATTACAATACCCATGATATTTTTTGCACTCTCCTATGATTCTTCATAATAaatactttctctttttaatttcttaaccaatgCCCTTAGCAATATTCGTAGgagaaaaaacttatttaaacttCTTATTTCCATCCCCTGTAAGTTCTTAAAGAagaatttatccaaacaagaacCTAGGTCCTCTTTGGACTTAAGAAACActtgtgaaaaaaaagaagataaaatgaattgaaggtctctaataagttaaaattagcttatgtatCCGTTAAAATCAGGTTTAGGAGAAGCTAAATGGGATAACCTTCTTTCTATAAGTTAGCATATGCATAAcctaatttttaacttataggaaatttattcattttatccttttattttcttctcttttaagTAGCTaatgagaagtttatccaaacaaggtTTTAATATGAGatattttcttgtgttggtgGAACTCAAAAAGTATCAATATTATTACAtgcattaaaaagaaaaaacagttcTAGAGAGAATTACCATTTCATCAAACAATTCATTCAGGAGTTCAAAATTGACTTTAGATTTGAGACCCTGCAAATTCTACAAGCAAACAAGTATTGTCAgtaatttattaacaatttcAGAAGATCTTAtgtgaataattaaaatgaatctaaaAAATTTGACCAACAAAGCTGCACGCACATAAAAAAACCCTAAATCACAAAAAATCAGAGATCATCTTTATCTAAAAAGATGTCAACAAAGAAGCCTTAAACCTGAATTCTCAAGGATTTGAAATTAGAGTTCCAAATGATAGTTCTATCGTCCAAATGGACCCTAGGGAGCAACAGTTCACTTTTGAGTTCCTTTTCCACTCGTCTGTTCTGGACAGTTACAAACCACCCACCTAACAGTGGATTGGGCTGAACCGTGCTGATCAAACATACCATCAGCTCTAACAGGCCAAGTCACCCAAGCACCCACCCAGCAACAATCCAGCCAATCACACATCAACATCCCCTATCAACTAGGAAAATATGCATTAAAAGAGAACAAACTCcagaaaaatttaataatcagATCCTActagaaaatacaaaaacaaatatcctcttaataattataaatgtatCATAACCTAGTAATTTTTGGATTAACCTAATCCCTTGATCCtggggttttacaaaggaatcCCATGGGATTTTTAGACTATGTATACACACACAAGCATGACTGATTCAAAGATGAGTTATGCATAATGCATTGAAAATTTTTCTCTAGCCAACAAAAGATTTTTCCTTTGGCACGGAACAGAAGTGAAAGAAAGCTTTAGCAACCCCAATAACATAGGAAGTAGAAGTAAGGAGATGACAGATGACGgaccaataaaaagaaaagggaggaagaaaaataaggaacATGACTCATGACTTATTGGAGCATGTATGCTTACGAACATTTCCTTCCTTCCTAAAGCAGGTCCCAAAAATTGCAGACTCAATCGAACAAGTTTAAGTCAAACTGTCAAGCAACAACTATCCGAAGAGTTTAAGCTAGTGCAGTGCTATTGTGTCAGGAACAATTTATACCTCAAATTCCCCCTCACGTGTAAAATCTTTAGGCTTGAAGCCAGGAAACCTCTAACCTATTGGCCATAAGCACTTCGATATACCATGTCGAGGACCAACTCTTCTAAAATCTTATGCTACTAGGTACTAGCCAAAAAATGGTCTATAACTATAAATCGAACATGAACACCATAAATTCTAGCTCATAAAGATATTGGATTTCATGATCCATCCTAAGCATATAAAATGCCTGTGATACTTCTTTAGGTGAAGTGGTGAGCATCTAGGTGAGGTTGCCAATCAAGATATATAGGGGGCAGCAAGCAGCAGCTGTTTctgtcacaaaaaaaaaaagagtactcTAATGGCTGAGAATTAATTTGAATCAACCACAACAAAGGCAGCCAGTCAGCCACAATGAACGTGACAGCTGTGGCTGCAATAAAAGCAGCTAGGGTTATTTCAAAATAGAgggaaaaataactttattccTCATTTCAAAAGACTGCACATAACGTCAATATATAGACTAAACTACATCAATGTTAAAATCtcctaaaaaaagaaactaggagtttaaaaaatacatacaacCAAGCAGAATATACAGGACATATTACAAATATACAATGTATTGGGCTACAAGAATATCTAAAGAAAATGTACGTCTCTTGTTGAATAAATACCCTTTTTTTATTAGACATTTGGCCAAAGGCCTCTGCAGCAGATTGAGCTGGCCTTGTATTTTTTGCCTCATAGGctcgtttctgtctcatttccTGCAATAGTGtatttaacaaacaaaaaaattatacgcTTGAAGTCTTGCAGTAGTTTATGCAGCATTAATGATactatgtaaacaaaaaaaaaacagtgcaTAACTATTGGATCCACTCTACGAAAGCACAGCCATTGAAAAGTATATCGAGGAGTAtaatcaatttgaaaataaagcagttaaaaaaaattctgtcaatcacaaatatatttttcagtGGTAATTAGCACTTTTTACTTGCACTGGCCATGAAGtcccaattttttatttcatagcAACTAATTCCAAACTAATGCCCATGTTAGTAAAACATGAACGACATTATAAAGAATTGAAACACTTCGACAATTGAGTAACTTATTTTATGTGATCTTCATCAATCTAACCATTGAATTGTGAGAAATACAGTGTTCGTGaatatcaaatttcaaataaattggtTATTGATAAGCCAAAATCTAGTAGTCAGTTTTATAAATTATGGAAAtcatatttatgttaattaaatgaTGTACTAATAAAGGATTAAAATCAAGTTGACATGACACTTCttgaaataatttatgtaatgaGAGATAAAAATCTAACAGTggatttaatgaaatatttatcttaaGTTACTTGTGGTCTAATTTCACACGAAGAACCTCACAAGATTCAGAAAGTACCTTTCTGGATTTTGCCACAGCTTCAATAGAAGATGCAGCAAGCTCTCTTGCCGCTAGTATATCCTCCGAACAGTTTTCAAATTTTGCCTCAAAAGCTTTCTTGTTAGCTGCTGCAGCTGCTTCCTTGGCTGCCTGCtcctgaaaaaaaaaggaagattgAGTGAGATCCGTGCAGATTAACCTCCCAAATAAGCCTAAAATTAAACAGAAAACCAGGAACAAACAAAAGTACAAGCACCCAGTTCTGAATTTGAACTTCTAATCACGATAgatagtggaaaaaaaaaaacttaacagaCAACTTGATCTAGcactattaaaaagaaaatagtagaTAAAGTTATCTGTACCTCAAGATACTCCCTATTTGCTGTTTCCCACAGTATCTTCTTGATATGCTTCCCCTCCTCATCATGAATGTACAAATcaacttcttcatcatcaatatcAGATAAAGTTTCTGATTCATCTTCTCTATGTGAATCATCATATTTACCATCTTTAGTGGCCTCATGCTCAACATTAGCCCCTAAATGCATTTTGAGCAATTTAGGAATGAATAACTGTAGACAGGAAATCTAACAAGCTAGCAAGAGTGAAAGAAATAACACCCACCAATACTTTCTGGCACATAGGCAGGCAAATCTTCTTTGTGGCTCTTAAACTGATCATTTGATGCATTCGCCAACTAACCAAAagaaccagaaaaaaaaaagtatatatctatatatatatataaagatttgaAGGTTGCGTTAGTTTATGGCTCTTCTAAAACTTATCAGCACCATGTTGTTTGGAAAGAGATGCAGTTTCTGGAAATTGGAATTAATTTCAGATGCCCAAATACAGGGCATCATTGCCTTAAGATGGGATGGgtttcatataggataagtgcTATATTAAAGTTAAAGCTTCTACTTGGCCACACTTTTGTAAATGCTGCTATTCTGAGTATTCTTGCTAATGAGGGGTTACATTATCATGGTAGTGATTAGACAGTGTGTGAACATGCACATGCAATGAGTATTTCTTATTATATCAAATGGCTCATTTCTAAGGCGTCTCTTACACTTTTGCTGGATTCATTCAGTTAAAAGTAGAATATTAATTGGATCTGATCAGTATTATAAAAAGACATTAAAGTATGGGCATGGTGTTCAAGTATGATATTGGGCACCAGTATGTTTGTCTCTGGAATTTGTGACCATAGATTCTCTTCTCTTCcaagatgaaattcaaaatttaatggaATTAAAGAGGGTTTTATAGCCCCTACTTAGTTATTGAATTGTTTGTTTAGTGTTTCCAATTATATCAACTTTATTTAGCAATTTAACTATAAagtcaacaaaaatatttttgcttcTTTGTGTACAAGACAAGCCCTAGTGAATATTGCGAATCTTTTATTGCACAAAAACATGGATACTTGCAAAAGGAAATGCAAACTACCACACACAAGACCTAATGAAGGAATACTTACAGCACATGCTTCATCGACACTCTCCTCTGGAAGTGTTTTTTTAAGTCTTTCCCTCTCAGCACGCTGGAACGCAGGAGGATCCAAACCACCACCAAGTCCACCAGAGAGCTTATCAAACTGTGAGTGTATCAATCAGCACAACAGTAAATGTCAAAAAGCAGTGTGGCTAAAAAACTAAGCAACTTGACAAGAAAGAAAGTACTCACATCCTTATAGCATGCTTCACATAATCCAAGTGCAAAATGGGTCACCCCACTATCCTCCTTGTGCTCACACAGTAGATCTTTTGAAATACATCCTTTTAATCCACCTTCTGGCATTATCGTTGGATTTTTTTCATGCTCTTTTGCCATTGTATTCAACTCCTCAACCTGTAACCATAAAGGTTGATGAAAATTGTCAACTTACTGTCAAATCTTAGATAGTGAAATTAACTACAAGTCTAAAACACACTCAGTGAACATAAAAGTTCAAAATTCAGTGTAGAGCTTTGATAATCACATATCAAAAGACACCATGGCGTTAAAAGGAGGTGGAAACATACTGTCAAGCTAGAAGACTCTGTATCCTCAAATTCTACCAATCGTTTGGTTAATGTTGCTTCACATACATGGACAATTTTAAGCTGCGttgaaaattagaaaatcaagggacacataataaaagaaagatattAAGGCTCAACTAATATACTTGAAATTTAGATCAATCATTGAGTGAAGAAACAAATGTGTAACTAGTCTATGCATAAGATCATGCCATATGTTACTGCTAATATGAGCATTCTCtctcttcaagaacaaaaatgCTTAAATGGAAACAGAATGAcagaaacaatataaaaatacaaaggaAAATTTGTATGTCATTTACAATTATAACAGGCACATATATACACAAGCATAAATCACCCTTGgtgcaaataataataataactaaaggAAAGATGGGCATTGCCGTGCCTGTCTATCCACATTTTTTGAAGAAAGACATAAAATAGGAGAGAGGGAGGAGGTTGAATACAAAACGAAATAATGTACAGTTATATTTATAGCagtaaaaggataaaatagggTAAACAAATGTGTACACTATTGTTATAGGGAATAAGACATAAAATAGGAGAGAGGAAGGAAGTTGAATAGAAAATGAGAGAATGTATAGTTATATCTATAGCAGTTAAAGGGTAAAATAGGTAAAACAAATAggtaaaatgatgt
The Glycine max cultivar Williams 82 chromosome 16, Glycine_max_v4.0, whole genome shotgun sequence genome window above contains:
- the LOC100817609 gene encoding transcription factor IIIB 90 kDa subunit isoform X1, giving the protein MVYCSHCAKNVAGERLDDGFLCCGSCGRVLEDYFFAEEPSFVKNAAGQSKLSGNYVRTVQSEYSESRQRTLDRAYDEIKYLSFGLGVNDEHMAEQALTFYKIALERNFTRGRKSEQVHAACLYIAFRHNNKPYLLIDFSNYLRTDVYVLGAVFLQLCQVLRLGEHPIVQKPVDPSLFIHRYTKNLLKRGSKAVSDTALAIVASMKRDWMQTGRKPSGLCGAALYISALAHGIKCSKPDILKIVHVCEATLTKRLVEFEDTESSSLTVEELNTMAKEHEKNPTIMPEGGLKGCISKDLLCEHKEDSGVTHFALGLCEACYKDFDKLSGGLGGGLDPPAFQRAERERLKKTLPEESVDEACALANASNDQFKSHKEDLPAYVPESIGANVEHEATKDGKYDDSHREDESETLSDIDDEEVDLYIHDEEGKHIKKILWETANREYLEEQAAKEAAAAANKKAFEAKFENCSEDILAARELAASSIEAVAKSRKEMRQKRAYEAKNTRPAQSAAEAFGQMSNKKRNLQGLKSKVNFELLNELFDEMDTQENTDGLKKQKKVRFDSPLDKHDNLPSKIENKNEDEMGSVDEFEDEGDMGEMYQNTENMADKYFPEDDGFSYNDYNDYY
- the LOC100817609 gene encoding transcription factor IIIB 90 kDa subunit isoform X3, translating into MAEQALTFYKIALERNFTRGRKSEQVHAACLYIAFRHNNKPYLLIDFSNYLRTDVYVLGAVFLQLCQVLRLGEHPIVQKPVDPSLFIHRYTKNLLKRGSKAVSDTALAIVASMKRDWMQTGRKPSGLCGAALYISALAHGIKCSKPDILKIVHVCEATLTKRLVEFEDTESSSLTVEELNTMAKEHEKNPTIMPEGGLKGCISKDLLCEHKEDSGVTHFALGLCEACYKDFDKLSGGLGGGLDPPAFQRAERERLKKTLPEESVDEACALANASNDQFKSHKEDLPAYVPESIGANVEHEATKDGKYDDSHREDESETLSDIDDEEVDLYIHDEEGKHIKKILWETANREYLEEQAAKEAAAAANKKAFEAKFENCSEDILAARELAASSIEAVAKSRKEMRQKRAYEAKNTRPAQSAAEAFGQMSNKKRNLQGLKSKVNFELLNELFDEMDTQENTDGLKKQKKVRFDSPLDKHDNLPSKIENKNEDEMGSVDEFEDEGDMGEMYQNTENMADKYFPEDDGFSYNDYNDYY
- the LOC100817609 gene encoding transcription factor IIIB 90 kDa subunit isoform X2 — protein: MVYCSHCAKNVAGERLDDGFLCCGSCGRVLEDYFFAEEPSFVKNAAGQSKLSGNYVRTVQSEYSESRQRTLDRAYDEIKYLSFGLGVNDEHMAEQALTFYKIALERNFTRGRKSEQVHAACLYIAFRHNNKPYLLIDFSNYLRTDVYVLGAVFLQLCQVLRLGEHPIVQKPVDPSLFIHRYTKNLLKRGSKAVSDTALAIVASMKRDWMQTGRKPSGLCGAALYISALAHGIKCSKPDILKIVHVCEATLTKRLVEFEDTESSSLTVEELNTMAKEHEKNPTIMPEGGLKGCISKDLLCEHKEDSGVTHFALGLCEACYKDFDKLSGGLGGGLDPPAFQRAERERLKKTLPEESVDEACALANASNDQFKSHKEDLPAYVPESIGANVEHEATKDGKYDDSHREDESETLSDIDDEEVDLYIHDEEGKHIKKILWETANREYLEEQAAKEAAAAANKKAFEAKFENCSEDILAARELAASSIEAVAKSRKEMRQKRAYEAKNTRPAQSAAEAFGQMSNKKRNLQGLKSKVNFELLNELFDEMENTDGLKKQKKVRFDSPLDKHDNLPSKIENKNEDEMGSVDEFEDEGDMGEMYQNTENMADKYFPEDDGFSYNDYNDYY